Proteins from one Pygocentrus nattereri isolate fPygNat1 chromosome 16, fPygNat1.pri, whole genome shotgun sequence genomic window:
- the cldn2 gene encoding claudin-2, producing MAAAAMEVMGFLMSFIGMIGNLVATLLPYWETSAHIGSNIVTAVVNMKGLWMQCVYQSTGNFQCETYNTILGLRTDLQAARAMMVISLLLSVMACVVSSVGMQCTVCMDGSSVKSKVAGVGGCLFLTAGLLSLIPVSWKIHEVIQTFYQYSVPESLKFEIGDCLYVGLASSLMSILGGGLLSVSCCDDLEVRRGFRRQNGGYPYPDRTGTGGMVHGRSHSVPYRPATLQTGINLNPTNKNQTLASHVSTSSHSTPAAHSSRKPARHNAPASYDVTGYV from the coding sequence ATGGCTGCAGCGGCAATGGAGGTGATGGGTTTCTTGATGTCCTTCATAGGAATGATAGGTAACTTGGTAGCCACACTTCTGCCATACTGGGAGACTTCGGCCCACATTGGTTCCAACATTGTCACCGCTGTGGTCAACATGAAGGGCTTGTGGATGCAGTGCGTCTACCAGAGCACTGGAAACTTCCAGTGCGAGACCTACAACACCATCCTTGGTCTGCGGACAGATCTGCAGGCAGCCCGGGCCATGATGGTCATCTCTTTATTATTGTCCGTGATGGCCTGTGTTGTGTCCAGTGTGGGGATGCAGTGCACCGTATGTATGGACGGGTCTTCTGTCAAGTCAAAGGTGGCTGGAGTTGGAGGGTGCCTGTTTCTAACAGCCGGACTTCTGTCTCTCATCCCTGTGTCCTGGAAGATCCATGAGGTGATTCAAACCTTTTACCAGTACAGTGTCCCAGAAAGTCTGAAGTTTGAAATAGGGGACTGTCTGTATGTTGGACTTGCTTCTTCTCTCATGTCCATACTTGGTGGCGGACTGTTGAGTGTATCCTGCTGTGATGACCTAGAGGTACGTCGAGGGTTCAGGCGCCAAAATGGGGGTTACCCATACCCTGACCGCACAGGTACTGGGGGTATGGTCCATGGTCGCTCACATTCCGTACCCTACCGTCCAGCCACCTTGCAGACTGGGATCAACTTGAACCCAACCAACAAGAACCAAACCCTGGCAAGCCATGTCAGTACCAGTAGCCACTCCACTCCGGCTGCTCACAGCTCCAGAAAACCTGCACGGCACAATGCTCCAGCCAGCTACGATGTTACGGGGTATGTCTGA
- the rbm41 gene encoding RNA-binding protein 41 — protein MKRVTRQECDEGPVPEEQETEGQRQLHSLLLQQLDTDVNVDRCVAKKKCFAPAALYKPFGEQAAGVRSLAQFQALQDGEKELASLRELGLTDAEIELWQSRDLIETEWKNRGVHVASEVRDARLQVIRDKMTARVELLSRPQRFSASRALSRREMEIEKSLFHGNDRCSFLTALYHQEEDSQNGQQGATSSNPMDTLYRDFLKDQQKASDYSTLDSHSPLLAPSNKLYLTETDTCHNQSLLPDQDPDRLHAPKDCPKSSVSHEPVPPIADKAQCQNQEKHSGLKITVNQPIGRLTASSSQIQNGPVTVSGRIEEITDEEIRNNREMEEGIRKIPRFQNYQRGEPSHVLCVKNMSPRASLAQLVSLFSRFQKDDTNPILYRLLTGRLKGQAFITFSDIETAHTALDMLNGYRLLDKPLVIEFGRERKNASGDSTTTTTQVVLEDYKN, from the exons GGTCACGCGTCAAGAGTGTGATGAAGGTCCAGTTCCTGAGGAGCAGGAGACGGAGGGGCAGCGGCAGCTCCACAGCCTATTGCTCCAGCAGCTTGATACGGATGTTAACGTAGACCG TTGTGTAGCTAAGAAGAAATGCTTTGCCCCAGCTGCCCTGTACAAGCCCTTCGGTGAGCAGGCAGCGGGGGTGCGCAGCCTGGCCCAATTCCAGGCACTGCAGGATGGAGAGAAGGAGCTGGCCAGCTTGAGAGAGCTGGGCCTCACTGACGCTGAGATTGAGCTGTGGCAGAGCAGAGACCTGATAGAGACTGAATGGAAG AACCGGGGAGTACATGTAGCTTCAGAGGTGAGGGACGCGCGGCTCCAAGTCATTAGGGACAAGATGACTGCGCGAGTGGAGTTGCTCTCACGACCCCAGCGCTTCTCAGCCAGTCGAGCCCTCTCCCGCAGAGAAATGGAGATCGAGAAATCTCTCTTCCATGGCAACGACCGCTGCAGCTTCCTTACTGCCCTCTACCATCAAG aagaagattcACAGAACGGCCAACAGGGGGCAACATCCTCAAACCCAATGGATACATTGTATAGAGACTTCCTCAAAGACCAGCAGAAAGCCTCTGATTACAGCACACTGGACTCTCACTCACCTCTGTTAGCTCCCTCAAATAAACTTTATTTGACAGAGACAGATACCTGTCATAATCAATCACTGCTTCCAGACCAAGACCCTGATCGGTTGCACGCCCCCAAAGACTGCCCTAAATCATCAGTAAGCCATGAGCCAGTCCCACCAATAGCTGACAAAGCACAGTGTCAAAATCAAGAGAAACACAGTGGCCTGAAAATCACAGTGAACCAGCCGATCGGACGTCTCACCGCTTCTTCCTCGCAGATCCAGAACGGTCCAGTGACAGTCAGTGGAAGGATAGAGGAGATTACAGACGAGGAGATCAGGAACAATCGGGAGATGGAAGAGGGCATCAGGAAAATTCCACGCTTTCAGAACTACCAGCGTGGAGAGCCGTCACAT GTGCTGTGTGTGAAGAATATGAGTCCTCGGGCCTCTCTAGCCCAGCTGGTGTCTCTGTTCTCCAGGTTTCAGAAGGATGACACTAACCCGATTCTATACCGCCTATTGACGGGCAGACTGAAAGGCCAAGCCTTCATCACGTTCTCTG ATATAGAGACTGCACACACAGCTTTGGATATGTTGAATGGGTACAGGCTGCTGGACAAGCCTCTTGTCATTGAGTTTGGTCGGGAGAGGAAAAATGCAAGTGGAGACTCCACTACAACTACAACGCAAGTGGTTCTGGAAGACTACAAGAACTAA